A single region of the Acidimicrobiales bacterium genome encodes:
- a CDS encoding serine protease has translation MATTAGAAPRASAAWRQRLIPRTVLGMATLILAFAIGAAGSGVAFYSYYEFKQDSTAKTVETFVTGFDDRFKTAVDTIEAEQENARAEIQKELEPLKKIRAEGETLEELVKKVQGAMWYVRTLDDAGQPSVGSAFAVASDSDETLLVTSYDVVRAATFNPGPQVFLRKGDNEVRVTLWTWQPERDLAVIVLPRGNQPKLAFAPREPALKTGERVFSVSGLGAAGASVSQGFVADVSGTAIQSDAAVGTHFRGGPLVNSEGQVLGIASRAYAPLGFRSDGVYFSVPIRAACDRVLKCPSGNVSGAGDRTAPAPAPQPPPP, from the coding sequence ATGGCGACCACAGCCGGTGCCGCACCACGCGCCAGCGCCGCCTGGCGGCAGCGGCTCATCCCCCGCACCGTCCTCGGCATGGCGACGTTGATCCTGGCCTTCGCCATCGGCGCGGCCGGCAGCGGCGTGGCCTTCTACTCCTATTACGAGTTCAAGCAGGACTCCACGGCCAAGACCGTCGAGACCTTCGTGACCGGTTTCGACGACCGCTTCAAGACGGCGGTCGACACCATCGAGGCCGAGCAGGAGAACGCCCGGGCCGAGATCCAGAAGGAGCTCGAGCCGCTCAAGAAGATCCGGGCCGAAGGCGAGACGCTCGAAGAACTGGTCAAGAAGGTGCAGGGCGCCATGTGGTACGTCCGCACCCTCGACGACGCGGGCCAGCCCTCGGTGGGCTCCGCCTTCGCGGTGGCCTCCGATTCCGACGAGACCCTGCTGGTCACGTCGTACGACGTGGTGCGGGCCGCCACATTCAACCCCGGCCCCCAGGTGTTCCTGCGCAAGGGCGACAACGAGGTGCGCGTCACTCTGTGGACCTGGCAGCCCGAGCGCGACCTCGCCGTCATCGTGCTGCCCCGGGGCAACCAGCCCAAGCTGGCCTTCGCCCCTCGGGAACCGGCGTTGAAGACAGGCGAGCGGGTCTTCTCGGTGTCGGGGTTGGGGGCGGCGGGCGCGTCGGTGTCGCAGGGCTTCGTGGCCGACGTGTCGGGCACGGCCATCCAAAGCGACGCCGCGGTGGGCACCCACTTCCGGGGCGGGCCGTTGGTGAACTCCGAGGGCCAGGTGCTGGGCATCGCCTCGCGTGCCTACGCGCCGCTCGGTTTCCGCAGTGACGGCGTGTACTTCTCCGTGCCCATCCGGGCCGCCTGCGACCGGGTGCTGAAGTGCCCCTCGGGCAACGTCAGCGGGGCGGGCGACCGCACCGCTCCCGCGCCCGCACCGCAACCCCCGCCGCCGTAA
- the selB gene encoding selenocysteine-specific translation elongation factor: MRVVATAGHVDHGKSTLVRALTGTDPDRWAEEKARGLTIDLGFAFGPDCAFVDVPGHVRFLKNMLAGVGAVDACLFVVDSTEGWKPQSEEHLRVLSLLGLRDGVVAVTKSGADIAGEVRRRVAGTFLAEAELVAVDAVAGTGVEDVASALRRMLARLPPVADSGRPRLWVDRSFPVRGAGTVVTGTLSGGRLAVGDELGVCGRAVRVRGLQTAGVSSPMAEAGTRVAVNLVGVSHGDVRRGDALVLPSQWEPTRTVDCSFTSLGRDVTPRGAYLAYLGSGEHAVRLQVLGGGCVRLHLPAALPLVPGDRYVLRDSGRSETVGGGEVLDVAPVLPAKHAAPSRSVERVVAERGWVDVDVLERLTGQGRPPTVGRWAVSPTALAALEAKVAAAVDRGVDVATFDERERAVLDAMAHVEVVGGRARRPGPHPVVAALEADPFAPPVPTGATRAELDELARRSLLVECDGVWFSASAVERAAHVVAALLAATPTGVTVSEVRAALGTSRKYALPLLAHLDRTGVTVRVDERRRAGPHLPGG; encoded by the coding sequence ATGAGGGTCGTCGCCACCGCCGGCCACGTCGACCACGGCAAGTCGACGCTGGTGCGGGCGTTGACCGGCACAGACCCCGACCGCTGGGCCGAGGAGAAGGCGCGGGGGCTGACGATCGACCTGGGCTTCGCCTTCGGCCCCGACTGCGCCTTCGTGGACGTGCCCGGCCACGTGCGCTTCCTCAAGAACATGCTGGCGGGCGTCGGGGCGGTGGACGCCTGCTTGTTCGTGGTCGACTCGACCGAGGGGTGGAAGCCGCAGTCGGAGGAACACCTGCGGGTGCTCTCGTTGCTGGGCCTGCGCGACGGCGTCGTCGCCGTGACCAAATCCGGCGCCGACATTGCCGGAGAGGTGCGGCGCCGGGTGGCGGGCACCTTCCTGGCCGAAGCCGAGCTCGTGGCCGTCGACGCCGTGGCGGGCACGGGCGTCGAGGACGTGGCGTCGGCCTTGCGGCGCATGCTGGCCAGGCTGCCCCCGGTGGCCGACTCGGGCCGGCCGCGGCTGTGGGTCGACCGCTCGTTCCCGGTGCGGGGGGCGGGCACGGTGGTGACCGGCACGTTGTCCGGCGGACGCTTGGCCGTGGGCGACGAGCTCGGCGTGTGCGGTCGGGCCGTGCGGGTGCGGGGGCTGCAGACGGCGGGGGTGTCGTCGCCGATGGCCGAAGCGGGCACGCGGGTAGCGGTGAACCTCGTCGGCGTTTCCCACGGTGACGTGCGCCGCGGCGATGCCTTGGTGCTGCCGTCGCAGTGGGAACCCACCCGCACGGTCGACTGCTCGTTCACGTCGTTGGGCCGCGACGTGACCCCGCGGGGTGCCTACCTCGCCTACCTCGGCTCGGGGGAACACGCCGTGCGGCTGCAGGTACTGGGCGGCGGGTGCGTGCGCCTCCACCTGCCGGCGGCACTGCCGCTGGTGCCCGGCGACCGCTACGTCTTGCGCGACTCCGGACGGTCGGAGACGGTCGGCGGCGGCGAGGTGCTCGACGTGGCGCCGGTGCTGCCCGCCAAGCACGCCGCGCCGTCTCGTTCGGTGGAGCGGGTGGTCGCCGAACGAGGCTGGGTCGACGTCGACGTGCTGGAGCGGTTGACCGGCCAAGGCCGCCCGCCGACGGTGGGGCGCTGGGCCGTCTCCCCCACTGCGTTGGCGGCCCTGGAAGCCAAGGTCGCCGCGGCCGTCGACCGGGGTGTCGACGTCGCCACCTTCGACGAACGAGAGCGGGCGGTGCTCGACGCCATGGCCCACGTGGAGGTCGTGGGCGGACGAGCCCGGCGGCCCGGCCCGCACCCGGTGGTAGCGGCGTTGGAAGCCGACCCCTTCGCCCCGCCCGTGCCGACGGGTGCCACGCGCGCCGAGCTGGACGAGCTGGCCCGTCGCAGCCTCCTGGTGGAGTGCGACGGCGTGTGGTTCTCGGCCTCCGCGGTGGAGCGGGCCGCCCACGTGGTGGCCGCCCTGCTCGCCGCGACACCGACGGGCGTGACCGTGTCGGAGGTCCGCGCCGCACTGGGCACCTCGCGCAAGTACGCCTTGCCGCTGCTCGCCCACCTCGACCGCACCGGCGTGACCGTCCGGGTCGACGAACGCCGCCGCGCCGGCCCGCACTTGCCTGGCGGTTGA
- a CDS encoding MBL fold metallo-hydrolase, protein METLSPLVRRVLAPNPGIMTGPGTNTYLVGRDELAVIDPGPDDSEEHLDTVAAAGDGRIRWVLVTHTHADHSPGAAGLKARTGAQVLGFDERDGFVPDTAIGDGWTLDAADFRLVAVHTPGHASNHLCYRLEDERLLFSGDHIMSGSTVVIAPPDGDMAAYFKALEKVRELRLDGVAPGHGPFLDDPYAVIDHYLTHRQAREAAIEEALVHAERARVPDLVEAVYTDVPDILHPIARWSVWAHLRKLAAEGRAVALDADDIDAEWRAPGR, encoded by the coding sequence GTGGAAACCCTCAGCCCCTTGGTGCGGCGCGTCCTGGCGCCCAACCCGGGGATCATGACCGGCCCCGGCACCAACACCTACCTGGTCGGGCGCGACGAGCTCGCCGTCATCGACCCCGGTCCCGACGACTCCGAAGAGCACCTCGACACCGTGGCCGCGGCGGGCGACGGTCGCATCCGCTGGGTGCTCGTCACCCACACCCACGCCGACCACTCGCCCGGTGCTGCCGGGCTCAAGGCCCGCACCGGCGCCCAGGTGCTCGGCTTCGACGAACGCGACGGCTTCGTGCCCGACACGGCCATCGGCGACGGGTGGACGCTCGACGCCGCCGACTTCCGCTTGGTGGCCGTCCACACGCCGGGCCACGCCTCGAACCACCTCTGCTACCGCTTGGAGGACGAGCGGCTGCTGTTCTCCGGCGATCACATCATGAGCGGCTCGACCGTCGTCATCGCCCCGCCCGACGGCGACATGGCCGCCTATTTCAAGGCGTTGGAGAAGGTCAGGGAGCTTCGCCTCGACGGCGTCGCCCCCGGGCACGGGCCGTTCCTCGACGACCCCTACGCCGTCATCGACCACTACCTCACCCACCGCCAGGCCCGCGAGGCGGCCATCGAAGAGGCCCTGGTGCACGCCGAGCGGGCTCGGGTGCCCGACCTGGTTGAGGCCGTCTACACCGACGTGCCCGACATCCTGCACCCCATCGCCCGGTGGTCGGTATGGGCGCACCTGCGCAAGTTGGCCGCCGAGGGCCGGGCGGTGGCGCTCGACGCCGACGACATCGATGCGGAGTGGCGCGCGCCAGGTCGGTAG
- a CDS encoding FxsA family protein: MLGVLALLFLVVPFAELFVLLKVGQLIGALETVALLVVVSVVGAWLVKREGLGVLRRAQQRVQQGSVPGRELVDGVLILFAGALLLTPGFLTDILGILLLLPPVRAALRSSTVAWLGRRAGVGVVRYRR, encoded by the coding sequence ATGCTCGGGGTGCTCGCCCTGCTCTTCCTCGTGGTGCCCTTCGCCGAGCTGTTCGTGCTGCTCAAGGTCGGCCAGCTGATCGGCGCCTTGGAGACCGTGGCCCTGTTGGTCGTCGTCAGCGTGGTCGGTGCCTGGCTGGTCAAACGCGAGGGTCTTGGCGTGCTGCGGCGGGCCCAACAGCGGGTGCAGCAAGGCTCTGTCCCCGGTCGCGAGCTGGTCGACGGCGTGCTCATCCTCTTCGCCGGCGCCCTCCTGCTGACGCCCGGTTTCCTCACCGACATCCTCGGGATCCTGTTGCTGTTGCCTCCGGTGCGAGCGGCCTTGCGCTCCTCGACGGTGGCGTGGCTGGGACGGCGGGCGGGCGTGGGCGTGGTGCGGTACCGCCGATGA
- a CDS encoding sigma-70 family RNA polymerase sigma factor, with product MDTFEGWYRQEHPRLVTSLLLVAGDIHVAQEAADEAFARALARWDRVGAMDSPNGWTYRVALNLLRRRGRRAAKERELLARQRPPGEIPAPAGEAWDAVRHLPPRQRTAVVLRFVADLTEEQVGAAMGVSRSTISSLLADARRTLGKLLADDDERVVGVVRSV from the coding sequence ATGGACACCTTCGAAGGGTGGTACCGCCAAGAGCACCCGCGCTTGGTGACCTCGCTTCTGCTGGTGGCCGGCGACATCCACGTCGCACAAGAGGCAGCCGACGAAGCGTTCGCCCGAGCCTTGGCTCGGTGGGACCGAGTCGGTGCCATGGACTCCCCGAACGGGTGGACCTATCGGGTCGCCTTGAACCTCCTCCGGCGGCGGGGGCGGCGGGCAGCTAAGGAGCGCGAGCTGCTTGCCCGTCAACGTCCGCCGGGGGAGATACCTGCCCCCGCCGGGGAGGCTTGGGATGCAGTTCGGCATTTGCCGCCGCGGCAACGCACGGCAGTCGTCTTGCGTTTCGTAGCCGACCTGACCGAGGAGCAGGTGGGTGCCGCCATGGGCGTCAGCAGAAGCACTATTTCGTCGCTGCTCGCTGACGCCCGGCGCACTCTCGGCAAGCTCTTGGCCGACGACGACGAGCGGGTCGTGGGGGTGGTTCGCAGTGTCTGA
- a CDS encoding transglycosylase domain-containing protein, producing the protein MLRRLGRSIALFLVCAAAVPLAVTTTALATFLFAPLPATLPEARHTDASQISVVLDANGDQIGVFREFEQSIPVAEKDIPQFLKEAVISAEDQNFYNHGGVDVRGSLRALVADVRSQSVVQGGSTITQQYVKNAYVGTERSLVRKVREMILASQVDRQKSKEEILFLYLSNVYLGNGAYGVGAASETYFRKPVGQLTLSEAALLAGLIPAPSRYEPRGNDELAEEKRMIVLNKMLEQKRITQQQYDEAAPRKVWLTTQGKAPGPATLVYPPREQNTKFPYFIDYVRRYLEGRYGENVVFKGGLTIQTTLDPALQTEAEQAVAKSLAGSKPPVDMSLVSVEPPTGYVKALVGGRTFDESQVNLALGGCPVKHKVRIEVAASCWEEPTVGGGGLGKQPGSAFKAFVLAAAYAKGYSPAKTYSAPAVFRIPNCTPRGENKCEIHNSEGGGGGSATIKSASVHSINTVYAQMVRDVGCKETGEMAKKLGVTSAFYSPDTHGCTGVYALGVIDVSPLDMAASYGVFANRGIRQKATPVLIVRAADGRVLEDNTERKGERVIEEVVADNVTDTLRGVLTSGTGTRADIGRPAAGKTGTGQNYTNAYFVGYTPTLSTAVWMGHRTNQKDPLVNIRGPYGTVSRVFGGTIPADTWRRFMSAALKDVPVTEFSEPAPIKPLADALKRRAREGFDPGNKRSVRDTESGGPYMIAPPDPKVDPPTTTTTEPDDPTPTTSSTTTTTTLFGRPGDD; encoded by the coding sequence GTGCTGCGCCGTCTCGGCCGTTCCATCGCACTCTTCCTGGTGTGCGCCGCCGCTGTCCCCTTGGCGGTCACCACCACGGCGCTGGCCACCTTCCTGTTCGCCCCGCTGCCGGCCACCCTCCCCGAAGCGCGCCACACCGACGCGTCGCAGATCAGCGTGGTGCTCGACGCCAACGGCGACCAGATCGGCGTGTTCCGGGAGTTCGAGCAGTCGATCCCGGTGGCCGAGAAGGACATCCCCCAGTTCCTGAAGGAAGCAGTCATCTCCGCCGAGGACCAGAACTTCTACAACCACGGTGGTGTCGACGTGCGCGGCAGCCTGCGGGCGCTGGTGGCCGACGTGCGCAGCCAGAGCGTGGTGCAGGGCGGGTCGACCATCACCCAGCAGTACGTGAAGAACGCGTACGTGGGCACTGAGCGCAGCCTGGTGCGCAAGGTGCGGGAGATGATCCTGGCCAGCCAGGTCGACCGGCAGAAGTCAAAAGAGGAGATCCTCTTCCTCTACCTGTCGAACGTCTACCTCGGCAACGGCGCCTACGGCGTGGGGGCGGCGTCGGAGACGTACTTCCGCAAGCCGGTCGGCCAGCTCACGTTGTCGGAAGCCGCCCTGCTTGCGGGCCTCATCCCCGCGCCCAGCCGCTACGAGCCGCGCGGCAACGACGAGTTGGCCGAAGAGAAGCGCATGATCGTGCTCAACAAGATGCTCGAGCAGAAGCGCATCACCCAGCAGCAGTACGACGAAGCGGCGCCGCGCAAGGTGTGGCTGACCACGCAGGGCAAGGCGCCCGGCCCGGCCACCCTCGTGTACCCGCCGCGGGAGCAGAACACCAAGTTCCCGTACTTCATCGACTACGTGCGCCGTTACCTCGAAGGCCGCTACGGCGAGAACGTGGTGTTCAAGGGCGGCCTCACCATCCAGACCACCCTCGACCCCGCGTTGCAGACGGAGGCGGAGCAGGCAGTGGCCAAGAGCCTGGCGGGCTCCAAGCCGCCGGTCGACATGTCGCTGGTGTCGGTGGAGCCGCCCACCGGTTACGTGAAGGCACTGGTCGGCGGGCGCACGTTTGACGAGTCGCAGGTGAACCTGGCGCTGGGCGGTTGCCCGGTGAAGCACAAGGTGCGCATCGAGGTGGCGGCCAGCTGCTGGGAGGAGCCGACGGTCGGCGGCGGCGGCCTCGGTAAGCAGCCGGGTTCGGCGTTCAAGGCGTTCGTGCTCGCCGCCGCCTATGCCAAGGGTTACTCGCCCGCCAAGACGTACTCGGCGCCCGCGGTGTTCCGCATTCCCAACTGCACCCCTCGGGGCGAGAACAAGTGCGAGATCCACAACAGCGAGGGAGGCGGCGGCGGTAGCGCGACGATCAAGTCGGCCAGCGTCCACTCCATCAACACCGTCTACGCCCAGATGGTCCGCGACGTGGGCTGCAAGGAGACGGGCGAGATGGCCAAGAAGCTGGGCGTCACCTCTGCCTTCTACAGCCCCGACACCCACGGCTGCACGGGCGTCTACGCCCTCGGCGTGATCGACGTGTCGCCTCTCGACATGGCCGCCTCCTACGGCGTCTTCGCCAACCGGGGCATCCGCCAGAAGGCGACCCCCGTGCTCATCGTGCGGGCCGCCGACGGGCGGGTGCTGGAGGACAACACCGAACGCAAGGGAGAGCGGGTCATCGAAGAAGTCGTGGCCGACAACGTGACCGACACCCTGCGCGGCGTCCTCACCAGCGGCACCGGCACGCGGGCCGACATCGGCCGCCCGGCGGCAGGCAAGACCGGCACCGGCCAGAACTACACCAACGCCTATTTCGTGGGCTACACCCCGACCCTGTCGACCGCGGTGTGGATGGGCCACCGCACCAACCAGAAGGACCCGCTCGTCAACATCCGCGGGCCCTACGGGACGGTGAGCCGCGTGTTCGGCGGCACCATCCCGGCCGACACGTGGCGGCGGTTCATGTCGGCCGCCCTCAAGGACGTGCCGGTCACCGAGTTCTCCGAGCCTGCCCCCATCAAGCCCTTGGCCGATGCCCTCAAGCGCCGCGCACGCGAGGGCTTCGATCCCGGCAACAAGCGGTCGGTGCGCGACACCGAGAGCGGCGGGCCGTACATGATCGCCCCGCCCGACCCCAAGGTCGACCCGCCCACGACCACCACCACCGAGCCCGACGACCCCACCCCGACGACGAGCTCGACGACCACCACCACGACCCTCTTCGGCCGACCAGGCGACGACTAA
- the selA gene encoding L-seryl-tRNA(Sec) selenium transferase, producing the protein MMPYPSRNLTVVHPPSVDSLARRLADVGLPHPLLVDCAREAIAAGDPGSARLRAEAVAVALLRPVVNATGVLLHTNLGRAPAGPTRYANVELDLASGRRGSRSRSAAALLARACGAEAALVVNNGAAAVLLALAALAAERDVLVSRGELVEIGGGFRVPDVLAQSGARLVEVGTTNRTRLGDYRAALSEGAVVLKVHQSNYRIVGFTESVPVRELCALGVPAVVDLGSGLLDAATPWLPGGPPAWLADEPAARQTLAAGASLVTFSGDKLLGGPQAGVLAGRAEFVERCARHPLARALRPGGLVLSALQDVALAYLRRDGDAIPFWRMASVPVEALRQRAAALGVGTVVECLSVPGGGSAPGVEIPSAGIALDGDRTAALRSFDPPVIARVVDGRTVLDLRAVDPADDPVVAEACR; encoded by the coding sequence ATGATGCCCTATCCCAGCCGTAACCTGACCGTCGTGCACCCTCCGTCCGTCGACTCGCTGGCACGCCGGCTGGCCGACGTCGGCCTACCGCATCCGCTGCTGGTCGACTGCGCACGAGAGGCGATCGCGGCGGGCGACCCGGGCTCCGCACGGCTGCGGGCCGAGGCCGTCGCCGTGGCCCTGCTCCGCCCGGTGGTCAACGCCACGGGCGTGCTGCTGCACACCAACTTGGGCCGCGCGCCGGCGGGGCCGACGCGTTACGCCAACGTGGAGCTCGACCTCGCTTCAGGGCGACGAGGGTCGCGCAGCCGCTCGGCCGCCGCCCTCCTGGCCCGGGCGTGCGGCGCCGAAGCGGCGCTGGTGGTGAACAACGGGGCGGCCGCCGTGCTGCTGGCGCTGGCTGCGTTGGCCGCCGAGCGCGACGTGCTGGTGAGCCGGGGCGAACTGGTGGAGATCGGCGGGGGCTTCCGGGTGCCCGACGTGCTGGCGCAATCGGGCGCCCGCCTGGTCGAGGTGGGCACCACCAACCGCACGCGCCTGGGCGACTACCGGGCCGCGCTCTCCGAGGGCGCCGTGGTGTTGAAGGTGCACCAGTCGAACTACCGCATCGTGGGGTTCACCGAATCGGTGCCGGTGCGCGAGCTGTGCGCCTTGGGCGTGCCGGCGGTCGTGGACCTGGGCTCGGGCCTGCTCGACGCGGCGACCCCGTGGTTGCCCGGCGGGCCGCCCGCGTGGCTGGCCGACGAGCCCGCCGCCCGCCAGACGTTGGCCGCGGGCGCATCCCTCGTCACGTTCTCGGGCGACAAGTTGTTGGGCGGCCCGCAGGCGGGCGTGCTGGCCGGACGGGCCGAGTTCGTGGAGCGCTGCGCCCGTCATCCGCTGGCGCGGGCGCTGCGGCCCGGCGGCCTGGTGTTGAGCGCCTTGCAAGACGTGGCGCTCGCCTACCTGCGGCGCGACGGCGACGCCATCCCCTTCTGGCGCATGGCGTCGGTGCCCGTCGAGGCCCTGCGGCAACGGGCCGCCGCCCTCGGCGTGGGCACGGTGGTGGAGTGCCTGTCGGTGCCCGGCGGCGGCTCCGCGCCCGGGGTGGAGATCCCCTCGGCGGGCATCGCCTTGGACGGCGACCGGACGGCAGCACTGCGTTCGTTCGACCCGCCGGTCATCGCCCGGGTGGTCGACGGGCGCACCGTGCTCGACCTGCGCGCCGTCGATCCCGCCGACGACCCGGTGGTCGCCGAAGCCTGTCGATGA